One window of Clarias gariepinus isolate MV-2021 ecotype Netherlands chromosome 21, CGAR_prim_01v2, whole genome shotgun sequence genomic DNA carries:
- the gda gene encoding guanine deaminase, which yields MSSDGRITSVHRGTFAHSTRDSELRVLKDYVLGVNEHGKIVFFEEGKNVESLREKWGFKPSDVKQLETHEFFMPGMVDTHIHAPQYAFLGTCLDLPLLDWLNKYTFPVESKYKDLQFAKEVYTKVVKRTLCSGTTTACYFATIHTEASLLLGQIANDFGQRAFIGKVCMDQNNMLESYKESTEECKKETERFIKEIQDKKFAHVKPIVTPRFALSCSSALLSSLGEIAKKNDLHIQSHISENKTEVEVVESLFPGSSYTDVYKEHGLLTNKTVMAHACHLTESELKTFHESGAGIAHCPNSNVTLISGILNVKKVQKYNVKLGLGTDVAGGYSSSMLDSLRRTVDSSKVLCIQGAETQPLTYKEAFRLATLGGSEVLSIDDCTGNFEVGKDFDALRVNVCAPGSLIDLFSDDKDKTEVILEKFLHLGDDRNIVEVYVAGKQVVPFPKS from the exons ATGAGCAGCGACGGCAGGATCACGAGCGTTCACCGGGGCACGTTTGCGCACTCCACCCGGGACTCGGAGCTGCGCGTGCTCAAAGACTACGTGCTGGGAGTGAACGAGCACGGCAAG ATTGTCTTTTTTGAGGAAGGCAAGAATGTGGAAAGCCTTCGCGAGAAGTGGGGCTTCAAACCCTCAGATGTTAAACAGCTTGAGACTCA TGAGTTTTTCATGCCGGGAATGGtggacacacacattcatgctCCGCAGTACGCCTTCTTGGGTACGTGCCTGGATTTGCCACTTTTAGACTGGCTTAACAAATACACTTTCCCCGTGGAGTCGAAGTATAAGGATCTGCAGTTTGCCAAGGAGGTCTACACCAAAGTTGTG AAAAGAACTCTGTGCAGTGGCACCACAACTGCATGCTATTTTGCTACAATACACACTGAGGCCTCACTGCTGCTTGGGCAAATTGCAA ATGACTTCGGGCAGAGGGCTTTTATAGGGAAGGTGTGCATGGACCAGAACAATATGTTGGAAAGCTATAAAGAATCGACTGAGGAATGCAAAAAAGAGACTGAGCG TTTTATCAAGgaaatacaggataaaaag TTTGCTCATGTGAAACCCATAGTGACTCCGCGTTTTGCCCTATCGTGTTCCTCTGCCCTGCTTAGCAGCCTGGGAGAAATTGCCAAGAAAAATGATCTCCACATTCAG AGCCACATCAGCGAAAACAAAACGGAGGTGGAGGTTGTGGAAAGTCTCTTTCCAGGAAGCTCATACACAGACGTCTACAAGGAGCATGGCCTGCTTACAAACAAG ACGGTGATGGCTCATGCGTGCCACCTGACAGAAAGTGAGCTGAAGACCTTCCATGAAAGCGGAGCAGGAATCGCTCACTGCCCCAACAGTAACGTCAC cttGATTAGTGGCATTCTTAATGTTAAGAAGGTTCAAAAGTACAATGTCAAATTGGGCTTGGGCACAG ATGTCGCGGGTGGCTATTCCTCATCCATGCTGGATTCTCTTCGCCGCACTGTGGACTCATCTAAAGTTTTGTGCATACAGGGTGCTGAGACTCAGCCCCTCACCTATAAGGAAGCCTTCCGCTTGGCTACATTGGGAGGCAGTGAAG TGCTCTCAATAGACGATTGCACAGGAAACTTTGAGGTTGGAAAGGACTTTGATGCCCTGCGTGTGAACGTCTGCGCTCCTGGAAGCCTGATTGATTTGTTTTCTGACGATAAGGACAAAACTGAG gttattttAGAGAAATTTCTACACTTGG GTGACGATCGGAATATTGTCGAAGTCTACGTGGCTGGAAAACAAGTGGTGCCTTTCCCCAAATCGTAA
- the c21h9orf85 gene encoding uncharacterized protein C9orf85 homolog: protein MSTQKGAVSRTRGQKYQNATAFKNDKYGATPQVKKANAKVHEGVCQRCKDILEWKVKYSKYKSLTQPRKCVKCLQKTVKDAYYIMCRPCALQLQLCAKCGKSEEVVIPLDKKEEEEVEEEEETKRNRRRKKQDNNETDDEDDLDDFGEMDSDCDSEETEK, encoded by the exons ATGAGTACACAGAAAGGCGCTGTGTCTCGAACCCGAGGCCAAAAATATCAGAACGCGACAGCCTTTAAGAATGATAAATACGGCGCGACCCCGCAAGTGAAG aAAGCCAACGCGAAGGTGCACGAGGGTGTGTGTCAGCGCTGTAAGGACATCCTGGAGTGGAAGGTCAAATACAGCAAGTACAAGTCTCTCACACAACCGCGCAAATG TGTTAAGTGCCTGCAGAAGACAGTGAAGGATGCCTACTACATCATGTGTAGGCCGTGTGCACTCCAGCTGCAGCTTTGTGCTAAATGTGGGAAGAGCGAAGAGGTGGTGATTCC GCTGGACaaaaaggaagaagaggaagtggaagaagaagaagagacgaaaagaaacaggaggagaaaaaaacaagacaacaaTGAAACAGACGACGAGGACGATTTGGATGATTTTGGGGAAATGGACAGCGATTGCGATTCTGAGGAGACAGAAAAATAA